In the Aquimarina spinulae genome, TAATAGTTCTTCTACAGGAATCCCATATGGTACCTTTACAGCTAATATTTTAGGCAGTCTCTTTATTGGGATTATTCTCGGGCTAGCTCTTAAAAACAATGTAATATCACAAAACACAGTTACCCTTTTGGCAACCGGTTTTTGCGGGGGATTTACCACCTTTTCTACATTTGCTTATGAAAATCATGTGTTACTAAAATCTGGAGATTTTATCAATTTCATCATCTATGCTGCTGGATCATTTGTAGTTGGAGTTCTTTTCATATTTTTAGGGATGTTTATAGTAAAATAATACTATAAAAATAGACCAGAGATCAATTCTAATAAAGGCTTATGAAAAAAATTGAAGCAATTATACGCAAATCAAAATTCGAAGCTGTAAAAGAAGCTTTACATAAAATTGAAGTAAATTTCTTTACCTATTGGGATGTAACAGGTGTTGGTAATGAAAAGAAAGGCCATGTATACAGAGGGATCACCTATAATACATCTGATATACCACGTAGATACTTATCCATAGTGATCTCTGATGAATTTGAAGAAAAAACAATTCGTACACTAATTGATTCTGCCAAAACCGGAGAGGTCGGTGACGGAAAAATATTTGTATCAAATATTCAGGATGCTTACAGAATTAGAACTGAAGAAAAAGGCAATCAGGCATTATATTAAATTTTTAATGTATTAATCTCCTCAATACCTTTTACCTAAATATACCTATATCGTTTTTTTGATCACCTTCTACTTTCTAATGTATTTATTAAAGTCTTTTTAGATCAAAACAAGCACATATCATAAGAAAAGCTCAAAAACACGCTTTTAAATCCTTAAAATACACTAAAATAAAAACTATACCCTAATTTTAATAGGGTATAAATTACAAAATTTGTAAAAATATACATATATACCCTATTTTTTAATGGGTCAAATTTGTTTTTATATAGTTTTATCGTTCCAATTAAAAACTAATTATAACGGTAATCAATGTTTATTATGAAAACAAAAACCACCACATTTTTAAAAAAAGTAACTCTTTTTACTTTAATCTTATTAAGTTCCAAAGTTATTAGCCAGGAAGAAAAACCAGAACCAACATTAGATAAGTTATTATCTAAAATAAACTTATCAGGATCTATTGACGGATACTACAGGTACAATTTTGAAGCTCCTAATAACAACTCGGTAGCTCCAAAAACATTATTCGCAAACGATAATGGTTTTGCATTAAGTATGGCTAATACTATTTTGGAATATGAAGGCGAAAAAGTTGGGTTTGTAGCCGATCTTGTCTTTGGACCCAGAGGAGAAGATGCTGTATTTAATTCTGATGATTCTGCTCAAATTATTAACCAGTTATTTGTCTACTGGGATGTAACCGAAAGCATTAAACTAACCTTCGGTAATTTCAATACTTTTATAGGGTATGAAGTGATTTCACCAACTGGAAATTTTAATTATTCTACTTCGTATATGTTTTCATACGGCCCTTTCTCACATACTGGCTTGAAAGCAGATATTGCAATAAGTAAAAAATGGTCTGCTATGCTTGCTGTAATGAACCCTAGTGATTATACAGACAGTAATCCATTTGACACCTATATCGCTGGAGCACAAATAGGATATACCCTGAATAATGGTAGTGCTTTTCTAAATTTCAGATATGGTAATGAAGGAGAACCAGGAGAAGTAGGCCCTACTTTTCAGGTAGATCTTACTACAGGATGGGATCTCACACAAGATTTTTATCTTGGTGTAAATACAACCTATGTAACTACAGAACCACAAGAAAACGGAGATGCTTCTGGGTTTTATGGAGTAGCACTATATCCTCAATACAAAACATCTAAAAAATTCGCTATAGGAATAAGAGGAGAATATTTCTCGGTTTATAATGGTGGATTAACAGATGTAATTGGACTAAACACACAAGGTGATGGAGATGTTATTACAGCTACCCTAACAGGAAATTATACGATTGGAGAGTTAACGCTTAAACCAGAATTAAGAATCGATGCTACTTCTGAAGATTCCTTTTTAGATAATGATAGAGAAGCTACAAAAAGTCTTTCTTCTTTTGTGCTAGGAGCAGTATACAAATTTTAATATATCTATTTTATAGAGCAAAAGCGTCCTGAGCAATCAGAACGCTTTTTTTTATTAACACTCAGAACACTTTTGTTATTAAAGACACTTACAACTTTATCCTTTCGGGTTCAAATTCTTTTACATAGTTTTACACCCCTAATCAAAAACAATTACAACAATTACAATTAACTATGAAAGTAAAGATTATCACAGAGTTTTTAAAAAAAGTAGCTCTCCTTACTTTATTTCTTTTGAGCTTTAATGCCATTAGTCAAGAAGAAGAACCAAAATCAACACTAGGTAAATTATTGTCTAAAATAAACTTATCAGGATCTATTGACGGATACTACAGGTACAATTTCGCAGCTCCTAATGACAACTCGGTAGCTCCAAAAACTTTTTTTGTAGATGAAAGCGGTTTTGCATTAGGCATGGCTAATGCTATTTTGGGATATGAGGGTGAAAAAGTTGGGTTTGTAGCCGATCTTGTCTTTGGACCCAGAGGAGAAGATGCTGTATTTAATTCTGATGATTCTGCTCAAATGATTAACCAGTTATTTGTTTACTGGAATGTAACCGAAAGCGTTAAGCTTACCTTCGGTAATTTTAATACTTTCATAGGGTATGAAATGATTTCAC is a window encoding:
- a CDS encoding P-II family nitrogen regulator; protein product: MKKIEAIIRKSKFEAVKEALHKIEVNFFTYWDVTGVGNEKKGHVYRGITYNTSDIPRRYLSIVISDEFEEKTIRTLIDSAKTGEVGDGKIFVSNIQDAYRIRTEEKGNQALY
- a CDS encoding porin, which codes for MKTKTTTFLKKVTLFTLILLSSKVISQEEKPEPTLDKLLSKINLSGSIDGYYRYNFEAPNNNSVAPKTLFANDNGFALSMANTILEYEGEKVGFVADLVFGPRGEDAVFNSDDSAQIINQLFVYWDVTESIKLTFGNFNTFIGYEVISPTGNFNYSTSYMFSYGPFSHTGLKADIAISKKWSAMLAVMNPSDYTDSNPFDTYIAGAQIGYTLNNGSAFLNFRYGNEGEPGEVGPTFQVDLTTGWDLTQDFYLGVNTTYVTTEPQENGDASGFYGVALYPQYKTSKKFAIGIRGEYFSVYNGGLTDVIGLNTQGDGDVITATLTGNYTIGELTLKPELRIDATSEDSFLDNDREATKSLSSFVLGAVYKF
- the crcB gene encoding fluoride efflux transporter CrcB; amino-acid sequence: MKQILLVFIGGGTGSIARYLISKYLNSSSTGIPYGTFTANILGSLFIGIILGLALKNNVISQNTVTLLATGFCGGFTTFSTFAYENHVLLKSGDFINFIIYAAGSFVVGVLFIFLGMFIVK